From the Brassica napus cultivar Da-Ae chromosome A8, Da-Ae, whole genome shotgun sequence genome, one window contains:
- the LOC106362360 gene encoding probable disease resistance protein At5g63020 encodes MGNVLSNGFQAATSFFLEKAKYILELEDNLEALQEVARRLKAMKDDLQNQLEMEERKGLRALEEIKVWLSEVKAIQPKVTKLLEDRTSEIERLSMCGYCSSNFFLTYRYSKDVLETVEKVQSILSSKPSGEVARLGPPPGIEEIATQRTVGLEKVLEATWSRLMEKEVGILGLYGMGGIGKTTLLKQINNKLLEKKDEFEVVIFVVVSQNLQVEKIQNEIGERLGLCGQAWEKKTQNEKASSICGALTRKRFVMLLDDIWRKVDLVEEIIGIPLPSPKNGSKVVFTTRSKNVCGRMGSHDLEVKQLDLLNAWELFRQKVRGNTLESDPKILELAIQICIKCRGLPLALNVIGETMACKTTVHEWQYAIDVLDTNAAKYREVEDEILKILKLSYDALENETVQQCFQYCALFPYHTIYKDLLVEYWISEGIINGGGDRERAINQCYSIIGTLISVCLLMPADTSEFVTMHDVIRQMGLWVASNFGEEEEKVIVKTGAGLQQMPEVRNWKVVRRMLLAKNKILNISGSPVCPNLTTLFLTYSWLVNISGEFFLSMPKLVLLDLSCNINLTKLPEEVTSLVSLSSLSVYFVSVVYKICRGCCLLRILHFYS; translated from the coding sequence ATGGGGAATGTACTTTCAAACGGCTTTCAAGCTGCAACaagtttttttcttgaaaaggcCAAGTATATACTCGAACTGGAAGATAATCTTGAGGCTTTGCAAGAGGTTGCGAGACGCCTCAAAGCAATGAAGGATGACTTGCAGAACCAACTCGAGATGGAAGAACGAAAAGGTTTGCGAGCGCTAGAAGAAATTAAGGTATGGCTTTCAGAAGTCAAAGCCATCCAACCAAAGGTCACTAAACTGCTTGAAGATAGGACTTCAGAAATCGAAAGATTGTCTATGTGCGGGTACTGCTCCAGCAACTTCTTTTTAACCTATCGTTATAGTAAAGATGTATTAGAAACGGTGGAGAAAGTACAAAGTATTTTGTCCTCAAAACCTTCTGGCGAGGTGGCTAGGCTGGGTCCTCCACCTGGTATAGAGGAGATAGCCACTCAACGCACAGTCGGTTTAGAGAAGGTGCTTGAAGCTACGTGGAGCCGTCTCATGGAGAAGGAAGTTGGAATCTTGGGTCTTTACGGAATGGGTGGAATAGGGAAAACCACTCTTCTCAAACAAATCAATAACAAGTTACTTGAAAAAAAAGATGAGTTTGAGGTTGTGATATTTGTAGTGGTGTCTCAAAATCTACAAGTTGAAAAGATCCAAAATGAGATTGGGGAAAGACTAGGCCTCTGTGGCCAAGCGTGGGAGAAGAAAACTCAAAACGAGAAAGCCTCTAGTATTTGTGGGGCTCTTACAAGGAAAAGATTCGTTATGTTATTAGATGACATATGGAGGAAAGTGGATTTAGTAGAAGAGATCATTGGAATTCCATTACCCTCTCCAAAGAATGGAAGCAAGGTTGTTTTTACCACTCGCTCGAAAAATGTTTGTGGGCGTATGGGATCTCATGACTTGGAAGTCAAGCAACTGGACCTTTTGAATGCTTGGGAACTATTCCGACAGAAAGTTAGAGGTAACACACTAGAAAGTGATCCAAAGATCCTCGAGCTAGCAATACAAATTTGTATAAAATGTAGAGGCTTACCCCTAGCACTCAACGTTATTGGGGAAACAATGGCATGCAAAACGACGGTACACGAGTGGCAGTATGCGATTGATGTTCTAGATACAAATGCGGCCAAATATCGAGAAGTTGAAGACGAGATTCTTAAAATTCTCAAGCTTAGCTATGATGCTCTTGAGAACGAGACAGTACAGCAATGTTTCCAGTATTGTGCTTTATTTCCATACCATACAATTTATAAAGACTTGTTGGTCGAGTACTGGATATCCGAAGGGATCATAAATGGAGGTGGAGATAGAGAAAGAGCTATCAACCAGTGTTATAGTATAATCGGCACCCTCATTAGTGTATGTCTATTGATGCCTGCTGACACTTCAGAGTTTGTAACAATGCATGATGTGATTCGCCAAATGGGTCTTTGGGTTGCATCTAATTTtggggaagaggaagagaaagttATCGTCAAGACAGGTGCTGGACTGCAACAGATGCCTGAGGTTAGGAACTGGAAAGTGGTGAGAAGGATGTTACTGGCCAAAAATAAGATTCTGAACATCTCAGGATCCCCGGTGTGTCCTAACCTTACCACATTGTTCTTAACATACAGCTGGCTGGTGAACATCTCAGGTGAATTTTTTCTATCGATGCCTAAGTTAGTGCTTTTGGATCTATCTTGCAATATAAACCTAACCAAGTTGCCAGAAGAAGTTACAAGCTTAGTGAGCTTATCGTCTTTGTCAGTTTATTTCGTGTCAGTGGTATACAAGATTTGTCGTGGTTGTTGTTTGCTCCGAATCTTACATTTCTATTCGTAA